From a region of the Sphaerodactylus townsendi isolate TG3544 linkage group LG09, MPM_Stown_v2.3, whole genome shotgun sequence genome:
- the FOXQ1 gene encoding forkhead box protein Q1, translating into MKLELFAPPDDDKLSGSDQEGGGGSSGGSSAASPLAAGSELGSDGDCAAFSPAGAPPSSSAALPPAAAAAARPAAGAAPASASGGKPYTRRPKPPYSYIALIAMAIRDSAGGRLTLAEINEYLMGRFAFFRGAYTGWRNSVRHNLSLNDCFVKVLRDPARPWGKDNYWMLNPSSEYTFADGVFRRRRKRLSRGAGPNASPTAAGPPPLPRPQPGAPQPLPASTPAPARASAPPPSGSKFRSSFAIESLLSRPFRPRRPATPPAERPSPWSAPSGYPRLLPPPGLPCALVPTFQAAAVASPLYPFGLADPLLLEGARPEPLTPGDPRKALPAAPSDAWPRVPLGLPPLYCPLRLPAALQHLASYRPYPLESPPA; encoded by the coding sequence ATGAAGCTGGAGCTCTTCGCGCCGCCCGACGACGACAAGCTCAGCGGCAGCGACCAGGAAGGCGGCGGaggcagcagcggcggcagcagcgcgGCGTCCCCGCTGGCGGCCGGGAGCGAGCTGGGTTCCGACGGGGACTGCGCCGCCTTCAGCCCGGCCGGGGCTCCACCGTCCTCCTCGGCGGCGCTGCctcctgcggctgctgctgctgctcgcccGGCCGCGGGGGCTGCTCCTGCTTCGGCGTCGGGGGGGAAGCCGTACACGCGCCGCCCGAAGCCGCCCTACTCGTACATCGCGCTGATCGCCATGGCCATCCGGGACTCGGCGGGGGGGCGCCTGACGCTGGCCGAGATCAACGAGTACCTGATGGGCCGCTTCGCCTTCTTCCGCGGCGCCTACACGGGGTGGCGCAACTCGGTGCGGCACAACCTCTCGCTCAACGACTGCTTCGTGAAGGTGCTGCGCGACCCGGCCCGGCCGTGGGGCAAGGACAACTACTGGATGCTCAACCCCAGCTCCGAGTACACCTTCGCCGACGGCGTCTTCCGACGGCGCAGGAAGCGGCTCAGCCGGGGCGCCGGACCCAACGCCAGCCCCACTGCGGCCGGCCCGCCGCCGCTGCCACGGCCCCAGCCCGGTGCGCCCCAACCCCTGCCCGCTTCGACGCCGGCGCCAGCCCGCGCCTCCGCTCCGCCGCCCTCCGGCTCCAAGTTCCGCAGCTCCTTCGCCATCGAGAGCCTCCTCAGCCGCCCTTTCCGGCCACGCCGCCCGGCCACGCCGCCTGCCGAGCGCCCCTCGCCCTGGTCCGCCCCGTCGGGCTACCCgcgcctcctccccccgcccggcCTGCCCTGCGCGCTCGTGCCCACCTTCCAGGCGGCGGCGGTGGCCTCCCCTCTCTACCCCTTCGGGCTGGCGGACCCGCTGCTGCTGGAAGGCGCCCGGCCGGAGCCGCTGACCCCCGGCGACCCCCGCAAGGCCCTGCCCGCCGCCCCTTCGGACGCCTGGCCCCGGGTCCCGCTCGGTCTCCCGCCGCTCTACTGCCCCCTCCGGCTGCCCGCGGCACTGCAGCACCTCGCCTCCTACCGCCCTTATCCGCTGGAGAGCCCGCCGGCGTGA